TGCCTGGAGCTGATCTTGGTTTGCCAGAATTGCACCCAGGTCCAGGGACGGTTCTGTTATCCAGTGTGTAGGCAAGTAAGAGGAAAATTAGGGCCCTTTCACTCCACGAGGGAGCAGACTTCTTTCTGGTCTGCACTCTTCAAACCCTGGCCCATGAGAAAACTGGGGACTTTGGGCCCCAAAATGAAGACCAGCAAGGCAGACCCACATCTCTGAAGGGTTGTGAGAGGGCATCAGCAGGGGAGGACAGGCTTTTCCTTTAGGCTTAGAAGATCCATTGGGACCCACAGGGAGGAGCTACAGGAGGATGTACATTGTGGCCTAAGGTTGGAGAGAACTTTCTCACAGAACAGCTTGTTCAGTATGCGCTGGGGTAGGTAGGGCCATTTATTAGCACTTGCTAGGTGCCTTGTCACTGTGGTGGAAGACCAGAGAAGCAGAGCTGATGAGGGTTCAGACTTCATCCTTTAAGGAGAGATGGACCACACATATAATGGGAGACCCCACAGTGCAGGTCTGCAATGCACCGCAGGGGACAGGAAGGCCACACGGGAGACACTGCTGCATAGAATCTACAGTAGGACTGACGCTGATGGAGAGGGCAATCTAGGAAGAGACAGTGGCAGATACCAAGGCCCGAGAAAGAGGGCCTAAGAAAGGAGGTGCTTAAGGGCTGGCCCAGAGATCAGGGAGGCTTGAGCATAAGGTGCTGTGGGAGACACCTGGGGCTTTAGGGTACCCACCCGAAGGGTAGGTAGGACATATTCCAGGAGGCCCTACACATCAAGCAAAGGGCTTTGCATTTTATCCTGTAAGCAGAGGGGAGCTAGTGACGTATTTTAACCTGGAAAGGGTCATCATAACGTTGACTTCTGAAAGCACAATGTCACATGCTCTCATGGAAATGCTTTGTGTAACATTTCACCAGCTGGATTGTAGGAATCATGATTGGTGTTGCTCCAGGCCCTTTGGATatttgtggaaggaaggaagaaaatctagaaggaataGGTTGCAGGCAGAGGAATCCTGAGGGGCTGGAGGGCAAGGAGAGAGACAGGCGGTCATCACCTGGCTTTTGGGGGAGGGGTGCCATGAGGTGACTGCAGAGACAGGGGCAGCAGCTCAGAAGCACCACACATTTGGATGGATCATTTTATTTGTCAACCTGgaattttcacttatttgtatgtttatttttaaatcatatcaAAGAAAGAGTGTAGAAAAGAGTTTATAATGAAAAGCAATGCTGCCATCCCACCCCTAGTCCCACTCTCCAGAGGCAATCTCTCCCAACTTTTTCTACTTCATTCTTCCTGCAGTCACCACCATAGCTCTGAGTATGTGTTTATCTTGCCATTCTTCACCCACTGGTTTTAGACGCTACTGGCATTTGCTGCCTCTCCGACGACTGAGCTTCTCGTGCACAGCTCCTTCCTCATCTTCCCTCCCTGAGCAGGTCCATGGCAACCTTAATTTCTCTATTGTGATTTTAAGTTATGCACCAAGCAACTAGAGAATTCACCCTCTGAAGCTCCACTTTCAGAGGTGAGGTGGTCCTTGTCCCCTGCCCTGCTCTCTGGCTTTCCTCATCCCAGGTGACAGACACACAGGCTCCTCAGACTCTGGGAGCCCATAAGGAACCTGCAAACGGCACAGGAAGTGCACTGGAGGTCTTTGCAGAAATTTTGTTGAGCCTGGATTTGGGGGTTGGGCAGGTCACACAGGTGCGGTCCCAAGAGGGTTGAGCAGGAGTAGCTGTGCGTCCTCACCCTGACAGAATACAGAGGATCAAGCGGAGGGACAGTGCTGGGATACGGGCTGCACCTGCGGCCTAGAAGGGTGGGAAAGAGCTTTGGATTGATTGAGTAGAGGCAGAGAtttgagaaaggagagagggagaggactgGTGTGCCCAGCTCTGAAGGCGACCCTCTGGGACATTTTCAatgctcttcagttttctttgaaaagaaaaaaggcccaGATCCCAGGCGCTGGCCCATTCATCTTCCCTGGAGTATTCATTCTGCTGAATCCTGGAAAAGATTTATACACCAGTGGCATTCTGTAGTGAGTGTTAtgctggaattcaaacccaggtccaCCTCTTTTCAAGACAAGTTCTTTTCTCATTTCCGAGGCACCAGGGAAAAGAAATCACTTCCCTGCACTGGTTCTGTTGGGGCCAAAAGATCAGGAGATGATTGCCATTGAAAAGGTAGTTTGTTACTCAGAGTTCCCAAGAGGAGGGAGCCCCCCACTACGCAGGGCCACATGGGGAAGCCCCAGGGTTCATCAGGAGGCAAAGGGAATGGCAGGGAACTGTGGTCCAGGGCCTTTGCTGTGGTTTCCACAGGAAgaaatggggaggggagggtaaGCAGGCTAAAGACTGGCTAGTGCGAATCATTTCAGTGGGCTCTGAGGCATAGGAGCTGTGCCTTGCTCTCTGGTAATTAGGGCAGGTGGACAGTGGCCTGCGCGTGAGAAGGTTGGATGGTTGGGGGTGTGGGATCTGGGTTGGTTGGTTTGCATCTGAAAAGCACAGTCCCAGGTGAGATCCTTTACTCTGTCTAAGAGTTGGCTAACCCTGGGAGGGCAGGCCCCAGGTGCCAAAAcatcaaaatacagaaaataaaagacactGCGAGCCCTGATCCTTCATTCTCTGCACTCCATTGGCATATACTGTGCAGTCATTGACTGTGAGCATTTGTCTTAGCACTGGACTGAGTTTCTGTGGAAGACAGAGTAGGTCCTAACCAAAACTCAACGGACTGAAGGAACGCAGGTTCCAGTTTCACCTGATGGAGTTTGTAGTGACTTtcacaacagatgctggtaacAGGCCCACAGCAGGGCCAGCCTGGAAGGGTTATCGTACAGGGTTCTCACAGTCACTTCCTTCTCCAGGTCTTGTCAGCCTTCCCCAGGTCTTGTCACATTCCCCAGGAATGTGAGTTCTTTCCTCCTCCCGGATGGTGTTTTAGTGACCAGGAAGGGACATATTTCAACGTCCCCCAAAGATGAGGTGGCCTTTGGCCTCAGGAATTTGCCACAAACTCATGTGATCTCTGTGTTTTAGGACATTTATTTGAAGGGCAGGGGAACAAATGGATTGCAGGGAAACATCCTGGCTGAAAATATCTTGGAAAAGCTTAAGGAAGTACTTGAGACACTTCACACTGGGGAGCAAAACCAGCTCGCTCAGATGTGTGAAAAGCGTGCAGAAATCATGAATCTGgtattaaattatactttttaaaattttctttttgcctaGCTGCCCAATCTGTCAAATTACTCGGTAAGCCTACATAGTTGAAACCAGATGTTTACTCAGGAGTATAGTAGAGGATTACTTTCCAAATCCACAACCCAATGCTAACTTTATTCTTGATTTGTAATGTGGAGCCCAGAGacgattgtgtgtgtgtgtgcggggggggcggggtgcatgtgtgtggggggggtgcgTGTGTgcgcatgcatacacacacatgcagtaTTCAGCCCTGCAGCCCACAGCAGGGTTGAAGGGGTCACATGTAGAAGGGCTCAAACAGGTACAGTGATTTATGAGATTTATGAGACTCCAGCCACCCTCAGTCATCTTGGAGAGAGGGTGCGGTAGGATGAGACTGGCGAACTGGCTATTCCTTCTGttgcctcccaaatggctggtgAGGAGTGACTCCTTTGGAGAGCAGAGTGTAATTCTGGCGTTTGGATGCTCAGCACACGTTTTCCGCACAGTGTGCCATATGAACCCTTGATTGTTTCTGCGCAATGCTCTGTACATTGTACATTTCTACACACATATCTACAGTGTGGCTTGTAGAAAACTAGATGTGTTCTACAAGacactccacattcccttgctAAGGGATCTTCAAAGGAAATTTTAAGGTAATTTTCCCCTTTGGCACTGACTTTAGGATGGATCCTTCTGTCAGATGGGATACCCCTTTAAAAGGCTTTAATTCTTTGCTGTTCACAAAGCATGTTTACAACCTTTAGCCTACTTGACTCCCCGAGCAACCCCGGAGGGGCAGGAGAAGGCAGAGTTTCCATGTCTCATAGATTAGGTAGCATCAGCCACCAGCCTTAGGGGCCTCATCTAGGTTGCTTCGTCTTTGCTAATTATCAGGTGTAAACTaagttgacaatttttttttttttgagatggagtctcgctctgtcgcccaggctggagtgcagtggcgccatctcggctcactgcaaactccacctcccaggttcacgccattctcctgcctcagcctcctgagtagctgggactacaggcgcccgccacaacgtccggctaatttttttgtatttttagtagagatggggtttcaccatgttagccaggatggtctcgatctcctgacctggtgatccgcccacctcggcctcccaaaatgctgggattacaggcatgagctaccgcgcccggccccctaaGTTGACAATTTACTTGGAAGAATTCAAAAGCATTCATGAGACTTCATAATTCTGCCGTAACTTGAAACTCTGAAGCCAACTCCAAAAGCAGAGATGTGGCTCTGAAAGAGGCTCTGGAAGAGGGTCTCCTAGCTCTGAATCAGGTCCGCCGCAGTAGGGCAGGGTCTCCCTGAGATCCTCTACCCTCAACCAGCTACCTGGGCCACCGCCTGAGCCACTCCTCTCTTCCTTGCAGCTTGCACTTCTGCTGAGATCAATGACACTGCTTGGGACAGGCTAGGTCAAGCCCCTGAGGTGCAATTACATATTCCTCTTTAGACTATGCCTTTAAGAATTGGTTTAGTTTTTCACAAGTTTGCTATGGTTCTGCCTCATCTTCAGCAGTCACCTCTATGGTGTTCATTCAGAGCCTGCCCCTGAACTGAGTAAGGAAGGGGTGGAAGCAGAAGAAGCAGGCACGGAGGATGGCTCCTTTTTAATCCCCTCCATCTAGAAATGTGCTCAGCTTTCAGTCCCGTAGTGGAGCTCACTTTGTTTGTGAAGGTCCTTATAATATTATCAATAGCTACCAGGGGTTTAATGTCATCCAGGTGTCAGGCACTACTCCAGGCATCTTACGTGTATCGCCCTATTTAATTCTCACGGCAGTCCTATGAGGCAGGTGGTGTGGTAATGTGGGAAAAGCTCTGACCTTAGACTCAGAAGGACTTTGTCTTCTAATCCCAGTGCTGTCCCTTCCTGGCAAGTTATTTGCAGCCTTCTGAGCTTCCTCACCCATAAAACCGTACtattacaggctgggcacagtagctcacacttgtaatcccagcactttgggaggctgaggcgggcaaatcacttgaggccaggagttggagaccagcctggccaatatggcgaaaccctgcctctactaaaaatacaagaaattagccgggtgtggtggcacgtgcctgtagtcccagctgcttaggaggctgaggcaggagaatcacttgaacccaggaggcggaggttgcaatgagctgaaattgcaccactgcactccagcctgggtgacaaagcaagaccccgtctaaaacaacaacaaaacaaaacaaaacaaaacaaaaaccatactaTCTAAAGCAAAGAGTGGTTGTGTGAGGATTCCGTGAAATGTGAAATAACAACATGCGCTTACTAAATCACCACCAGACCATCCTAGTACTATCATCACCTCTGTTCTACACACACCAGGGTGTCCTGTGCAACTGACTTTTAATACTTGCTTCACACATTCACAATGGCATCAGCCTGGGTAGGGCAGGTCTCTAGTGCATAGGgttggaaaaggaaggaaagaaagtttcactgacttttcttttctcaatcAGATGTGCCTAAGTGATGAAAAGCCAATATGCAGGATATTCAAACCCTCTGGGGACTACAGTTCCTACCAGGTAGCCAAGATTGCTGATGTGTACACAGAGAGGAAAGCTAGCTTTGCTGAGGACATTCAGCAGGTACTGCAGAGATCTCAGAGCACAGCCCAGGAAACGGAGGTATGGCTTGAATGGTTCCTCTCCTGTCCCCACATTAACAGGAAGACAATGTTTGGTTCTGGTTTCAACAGTTTTCTCTTCAGAGCACTAGGCCAACAAAGGTAGTGTATAAATGCAAAGGAGAAATCATACATTGCATTCTCTAGAGACGGGTTCCCCTCGAGTCTGTCCTGAAACATGCCAAGTTTTGAAATGTGCACCTTAAGAACTGGGTCAGTACTGATTGCTTTCAGGACTTCAAAAAATGAACAGTTAATAGCCAATTAATTTAACTTCCCTGAGTTCAGAAGATGGAGCTAAGAGTCTAGGGAGACCAAAGCAGTTAGAGTACATAGGACAGAGTTCAGAGAGATGGTTATACAAACAGAGATCCTGGAGACCTGTCAAGGGTCTTCCTTGAGTACTCAGCAGTGAACTGATCAGCATATGTCTGTGAAGACACTACCCAAGGTCAGACaaggaaacataaaaatattgagGGAAGAGCACCTGATGCTTGCACAGGACAAGGAACAACGCCCATTTCCACAAGACCGGAAAAACTCATACATCATGGAACACTGGGAAGAGTACTCAGAAGGTCTTGCCTCCGAGTAGTCAGGAATAATTAGCCCTAGATGGACCACTGCTGTGGACCCacctaaaaaacaataaaagcaagACCTGAAAGGATCGAACTCTTTCCAAGTACCTCCACTGCATCCCATAACAAAATTGAAGATTTATAGGAATATGAAAATATCCAGCTCCCAACcaagtaaaattcacaatgtctggcatccaaTCAAAGATTACTGGCCaggcaaagaagcaggaaaacagTCTATAATGAGGACAATAATCACACAATCAAAATCAAATCAGAACTGAGACAGATGTTAGAATTAGTAGATGAAGACATTGAaacttattataattatattccaTATTTCAGAAAGTTacagacagaaaatataaaaatattcaaattagaTCTACATCTATGGACTcaaagattaaaatttttaaaattttttttattatttttatttatttatttatttttttgagacggagtctcactgtctcccaggctggagtgcagtggcgcaatctcgggtcactgcaagctccacctcctgggttcacgccattctcctgcctcagcctcctgagtagctgggactacaggcgcccgccaccacgcccagctaattttttgtatttttagtagagacggagtttcactgtgttagccaggatggtctcgatctcccgacctcatgatccgcccacctcagcctcccaaagtgctgggattacaggcgtaagtcactgtgcctggccaggatccCTTTCTTAGCAGGCAGGAAACTGAGATCCGAGACTACCCAGCTAGCAAGAACCAAGATTCTCCTGGGTCTGTGTGGCTTCATTGGTGTGCTTTCCCCTACTTTTTGCTGCCCCATCTGGAAAGACCTGATCATGGGGTGATGCTGGtactgggttttatttattttatttatttttgagagagggtcctgctgtgtcacccagtctggagtgcagtggcacaatcacggctcactgcagccttgacctcctgggctcaaggggtcctcccatctcagcctcccgaatagctgggactacaggcatgtaccaccatgctcagctaatttttgcatattttgcagagatggggttgtgccatgttgcccaggctggcctcaaactcctgagctcaagcaatccacctgccttgggtctcaaagtgttgggattacaggtgtgagctgccatgcccagcttggTGCTGGGCTTTAGGGGTGAACTGAAGATCACCAGTTCCGGAGTATGAGATCTTGACTTTTTCTAGAAATATTAGAATGGTTGCATCtgagatttcatttatttccctctAAATTATTCAGGTGATTTCTTCCATGCGGCTATTCTTTCAACAATGATCTGCATTTGGCTGTAGCAGAAGTCCATGAGCAGTGGCTTTAAAAACTTAGGGgttctatttttttactttaatgaaATGTCCCAAGGTAGGAAGTCAAGGCTGGCTGGCTTGGGAGCCGTGATGCTCCAGCCCTTTTCTCTCGGCCATTTGGTAGGTGCTCTTGTCAGCACATAGTCACAGGATGGCTGTCCCATATAGGCATCCTGTCCATGATCCCggcaaagggaaagggaagggtcAAGACTGGTCCCAGGGGCACATACCCACTTTTAAGCAGCTTCCTAGAAGCCCACCTGACTGGATTCTACTTCTGCTTCCATTGCACACCTGGTTACTCCCAATGTCAAGAGAAGCAGGAAATGAATGTAGCATTGTTAGCTGCCCACATTGGTTCCCCCAAAGAATCAGAGTTCTTTGGGTAGAAAAGAGGTGAAAAACGGGTAGTGGGCTGGCAACCAGCAGTGTCTGCCAGGCCTGGGGCCTCCCTGCCTCAGGGTGGAAGCCCAGGCAGAGCAGAACCTGTGGGCCGGAGGGCCTCCCTGCAGGGCTTGCCTAAGTGTGTGTTAGTGCTCCCTTGGCAGGACACAGAGAGGCTCATCAGACCTGTCCACCAGCACCACCAGCACATGGACCATGATCAAAACCATCGGAAACTGCCTGATCAGCGGCATCCACAGCCGCAGCCACATGGTTACCTCAAAGCAGGAGCTGGAGCATGCCTCCGAGTtggagaggctgcagtgggtggcCCGGGACCTCGCAGCCCCCCGCCAGCTCTGCCACCAGATGCTGAGGCTCCTGCAGCAGCACCGGAATGCGATACAGTTTCTGGAAGAAAGGACAAAAAGTTCAGGACGGAGATGAAGAGGTTCATACAGGATGGTATGGTCCCCCAGGTCCCTGAAAAGGACAACGTGTCTATCAGGCACTAATTTCAAGAGCTCATTAAAGGAATAGATATTGCTGGCTTGGTCCTGCTTGAGTTAGCCCAGGCGCTGGCCACCGTGGCCAGGCTGCCCGAGGCCTGCAGGACGGGCAGGGCCACGCAGAGAGAACTCTTGGAACAAACGCTCTAGGAGATTTTATGCAAGTCAGAGTTGGGCTTGCTGCCAAAACCGAACAAAGAGGCAAAGCTTCCTGGGGACCCATGTTattcctcctccacttcctccacTGGTGTGTTCTCCACACAAGGAAGTGGGCTTAAGTCTAGGGAATCAACAGCGTAAAGTCATATTTTGGCCTCAAAATGTCAAAAACTTTGATCATTTTGCCTGTAATTTGAAAGTTGCTAGACTTcacttcttaaaaagaaaaaaaaaacaaactttccaCATTGTGGTCTCTCTCTTGATTTGGGTTATTCTGCTGCTAATTAATCatccaaagcttttttttttttcatttttaatggaaaCATGCTTTAAAAGCTTGTTGCTGAAAGCTAACATAGGAAGGCTTTAACTAGTGGGAGATGCTGGGCTTGGCTGGGTTGGAGGTGGTGCATGAGGTGAGTTCTTGGCACAACTAAACAGAACAGCATCATGCTCTGATGATTTACTATGCAATTTCAGCTCAATTGAGCTTCAAATACTAGACATTACAATGGCAATGACTCCACAGAAATGAAGCCTTTGGTTACCTCTTGTCCatggattttgttctttttccttcacAACAGTCCTAACTACAGTTTATTAAATGCTTACCATAGGCTACTATGCACCCTTTATATTAATGAGttaatttaattctcaaaataactaaaagagctgAGAATTATTATCTCCACCTTATAGGTAGACACTCAGGgtcaaaaaatgtaaataactgGTTTAGGATCACACATTTACTTAAACAGTGAACCGTAAAACAAATACAAGTCCATCTGGGTGAGGCCTGGCTTCTTGTAGGATATTCCCAAGTCTCTGAAGGCAGTACTGATTTGGAAACATCACCTTAAAGAACACTGCTGGCCTgccgcggtggcttacgcctgtaatctcagcactttcggaggccaatgagggaggatcacttgaggccaggagcttgagaccaatctgggcaacacaggaagaccctgtctctacaaaaaaaaaaattctttttttaaatggtcaAGCGTGGTATCccccacctgtagttccagctacttgggacgctgaggtgagaggatagctttagcctaggagttcgacgctgcagtaagctatgatcgtgccactgcactccagcctgagtgacagagtgacatcctatctcaaaaaaaaaccactatTACAATTCTCCAGAAGTTCACTCACTCTTCTTTCCAGTCCACTagtttttattaaacatttatcttaAAATTCAGTGTTTATGAATTACTTTGTGAATGCCTATTATGCACAAGCACTGAGTTTAATGCTTTACATACATTACATTATGGGAACTCCATTCCACCTGAGGAGGTAAACATTAGAGTGCCTAGTGCCGACCGAACAGACAGATGAACTGAGGTGAAAGGAGATCAGCAGTTTGTCCAAAATCGCAAATAGCATGGTAGAAATGTGGATTCTAGATGTTACTCTCAAGCCAGTCCTTCTCCTAACCACTTTATTAGTAACATCTCTGGTTGCACGTGACAGAAATTCCAACCAGCTCCAGGTGAGAAAAGAGGGAAATGTACAGCTTCTGATGCTCAATGGGGAAGGGGTGGAGTGTCCTTGAGGATGCCTGGATGTGGGGACTCAGCTGCTATCATgacctctttctctgttttttgtctctttttttttttttctttttgagacagagtctcgctctgtcacccaggctggagtgcggtggcaccatctcagctcactgcaacctctgcctcctgggttcaagtgattcattctactgcctcagcctgccgagtagctgggactacaggcgaccgctaccacactcggctactttttgtatttttggtagaaacggggtttcaccatattggccaggctggtctcgagctcctgaccttgtgatccgcccacctcagcctccaaagtgctggaattacaggcgtgagccaccgcgcccagccttgtctCTGTTTCTTGACTGTTGCTTTGCTTTTTCTGCTGTGGACTGACTTCTTCTCACATGTCATTACAGCTTGGGATCTGCGGCTAAGAGGACTTCCTTCTCCCAGTCCATGTTTACTACATTTCCAGGAAGGGACACTGGCCTTATTGAGGTACTGTCCCCTTATAGGACTTACCAGTGTGTGTTACCCACTCACCTCTGTGGTTAAGGTACTGTGATTAACAGCTGAGACCACAACCCCACAATTAAAGTGGGGCAGGAGCTGTATTTCAAAAGAAGAGGCATGCTTCCAGGCCAGGGGACACAAATTTAGATGACTTCAGGGGCCAGGCTTGTAGTAAGAATGAAGCAGGCTCAATGGGGACTGTGACAAACAGCAGAGCCCACGCTgcacataaagaaaatattgtcatGTTGGAATGCAGGCTGAGTGTAGCCAGAGATGccaattttttttgagagaagcaagaaatctagatttttttttcctgttaaatgTCTTGATTCTTTTGCATGCTGTCAGCTAgttaaaaatagctttaaaacaTTGCGTGGGTGTAAGAAAGCACTTCTGTGAACCAGATGTGACCCCCAGGCCATCACCAGTTTGCAAACCCCTGGTTGTAggcagaaaatataataaatgtccACTCCATCCCGGGAATGCTCCCTGGGGAGATTCACTATGCCTGGAGCCTCCAGCTGtgggttttctctctttctgctgtAACTCTTCAACAGGCAGCTCTTCTGAGCACACAGAAAATGGGAGGCTCCTAGGTGAGGTTTTGGAAGGCACTATCCAGACATCACCCTCGTGGTCAACACATCCACCATGCTCTGTGCTAAGACAGACCTGGGCTGACTGTTGCAGAAGACCCAGTGTATTAGGCAGGGTTCACCAGAGAAATAAAGCCAAGAGGAGATATATCCAGATATAAAcagatttattatgaggaattggctTGCGTGatttatggaggctgagaaatcccacaGTCTACCATCTGCAAGCTGGTGACCCAGGAAAGCTAGCTGGTGGTGTGGTTCAAAGGCCTGAGGACTTGACAGCTGATGGTGTAGAtgccagtctgagtctgaaggcctgagagccaggaGCACTGAGAGCAGGAGAAGATCAATATTCCAGCTCAAATAGGTGGTGCAAATTCAACcctcctccacctttttgttccaTTTGGGCTTTTAGTGGATTGGATGctgcccacccacactggggagggccaCTTGCTTTCCtcagtccaccaattcaaatgctgcTGTCTTCCAGACACCCTCAAAGACACACCTGGAAATAATGCTTGGCCACATATCTGGGCACCCTGAGGTTCAGTCAAGTGGACACATAAAACTATCACATTCAGGAATAAGAGCAGAAAGTCTAACCTGTGAACAGTTGGGAGACCAAGAGGCAAACTCATCTTTGCAACACCATGTGATGCATGTAGGGCCGGAGGAGAGCAGCTACACAAAGGCAGAGCACTAAATCTCTCCTAGAGGAAGGGGCTTAGGGAGGATGAAGGTCACCATTTCCAGGAGTGTGTGTTTGCTTTACCTTGTTTTGGTTACAAGGAAAACAGACTCATTTGTCCAGTTTCAGAAAGGTAGAGGGAGGGTTCTGTTCTAAGGCTGCATGGAGACAGATAGACAGGTAGAGTTGTAATCATGAGATGGCAAGGTCTCTGGGACACGGGCCTTAGGGACAAGGGGCCTCTGGCTGTGGTTTGGGGTTTGGCTACTCTAGGAACCTCAGCTGCAGGACTTTGCTGTTCTACTCACTACTCAGCATCTCTGCCCAGTCCTCTTCCTGGGCCCAGCCAGCTGCTTCTCCCTCAACTTATTCAAACTTTCTGTGAGTCCTGACTTTCATGAGCTAGACTCCCCTTGTGGCCACTGCTTTTATTTGTGTCCTTCAAGCTCagcctccacttttttttttttttttttttcaggtggagtctccctctgttgcctaggctggagtgcagtggtgtgatctcggctcactgggctcactgcaaccctctgcctcctgcgcccaagtgattcttgtgcctcagcctcctgagtagctgggactataggcatgtgccaccttggcaggctaattttttttaagtaaaggtggggtttcatcacgttgcaccatgttgcccaggctggtctcaaactcctaagctcaggcaatctgtctgcctcagcctcccaaagtgctaggattacaagcatgagccaccgcacctggccatctcTTCACTTTTAATTCTACGCTTCAAGAGatatttattgggtacctacTGTGtttgccaggccctgttctagaATGTAAGATACAGTGTGAAAACATGCCAGACAAGTTCCTTGCCCTCATGGGGGTAGAACATCAATAAAACAAGCAAGATGGAGCCAGACAGTGCCAAAATGTTACAATGTTACAAAAACAGAGTGGTGAAATCTCATTAAAGATGAAGATTAAGACTGGGTGGCCAGCAAAGTCCTCTCTAAATAGGGGAGGTTCAAGTGTCATCTGGGTGACAAGGACCAGCCAGATGAAGATGGGACA
The nucleotide sequence above comes from Pongo pygmaeus isolate AG05252 chromosome 13, NHGRI_mPonPyg2-v2.0_pri, whole genome shotgun sequence. Encoded proteins:
- the LOC129043517 gene encoding tripartite motif-containing protein 54-like, with the translated sequence MKLLTLPALLLSCSHNFCKQCLELILVCQNCTQVQGRFCYPVCRQDIYLKGRGTNGLQGNILAENILEKLKEVLETLHTGEQNQLAQMCEKRAEIMNLMCLSDEKPICRIFKPSGDYSSYQVAKIADVYTERKASFAEDIQQVLQRSQSTAQETEVWLEWFLSCPHINRKTMFGSGFNSFLFRALGQQRTQRGSSDLSTSTTSTWTMIKTIGNCLISGIHSRSHMVTSKQELEHASELERLQWVARDLAAPRQLCHQMLRLLQQHRNAIQFLEERTKSSGRR